In Hamadaea flava, a genomic segment contains:
- a CDS encoding Imm32 family immunity protein, with amino-acid sequence MHVLYAESTGEIELSGTAADLSRLARRLRGREPILLDRRDDPAPYDRALSVVTVTLTSGAVHVSVDGDTLRLEGGGRALELLAANIESVADADDSAYHLHIEYPGDEYVAPTSRPLVVALRS; translated from the coding sequence ATGCATGTGCTGTACGCCGAATCGACGGGCGAGATCGAGCTGTCCGGCACGGCCGCGGACCTGTCGCGGCTGGCGCGGCGACTGCGAGGGCGGGAGCCGATTCTTCTCGATCGGCGGGACGATCCGGCTCCGTATGACCGGGCGCTGTCGGTCGTGACCGTCACCTTGACCAGCGGGGCCGTCCATGTCTCGGTGGACGGTGACACTCTGCGGCTTGAGGGCGGCGGGCGGGCCTTGGAACTCCTGGCCGCGAACATCGAAAGCGTCGCCGATGCCGACGACTCGGCGTATCACCTGCACATCGAGTACCCCGGAGATGAGTATGTGGCACCTACGTCCCGGCCACTGGTGGTGGCGCTCAGGTCGTGA
- a CDS encoding LuxR C-terminal-related transcriptional regulator, with the protein MWPFHGRDAEVVSVGQALGQRVTVLITGPPGQGKSRLAWECVSGVDGAAYWVTATRAAAAIPLAAVLPLIPPDAVLADRTHVLRAAEQRFRRESAVIGVDDAPVLDEASAALLAHLSRAGLARLVLTARSGEALPDALAPLIGEVVELPPLPEDAVDHLIDHASAVRVPVKTRRRLHRLAGGNPLALRELLHGARPGGLADLVTARLAGLREAGRNTIEFVACGEPLSFGLLERLVGVDAISDAEDSGLIIVERSGSRRVVRLGHPLYGEVLRAGQTVSRATRTYRRLAGALLASPLRRHGDALLAALWQVEGGHITQPQLVRTGARLAIGHADLQLAERLARAVRDVDPGAEADRLLAEIAVYRGRLDEAKTLLVNPPDGDRTEWTVTRAETMYWGDGDLTQALHTLDSAGGEPLARGSRSWLLFFDGRCGEAAYWAAGVLGDPAAEPKATAWAGAAATAANGFLGRLPTARQAYATAAQRITDHTGRLPWAQVEIDTGLCLAYLASGRPRAAEKLALAGYRTALDGGAAMMVCGWALYAGLAALARGHHETAERLLAEAQAGFDVDDTFRLSRTIRAARAAAAALAGRSAAADLMAAADERAHPSDQVFEPWIEGWRAWVEYATGDLAAAVEATRRSHDLADRAGMPIVAALARYDLARLGVHTPPPAGRGSPVGGLVGLLDRAAAALADPDAADRLEQAARSLARRGYDLHAAELWRTAARRHRRRQRWAESDLAQAAGSGLLEAARSGLAEAKTPLMRAGENTSLLTFRERQVLLLAAEHTSVAIAAQLGLAVPTVNNNLARAYQKLGIRGRADLRRLLR; encoded by the coding sequence ATGTGGCCGTTTCACGGTCGGGACGCCGAGGTGGTGAGCGTCGGGCAGGCGCTCGGCCAACGGGTGACGGTATTGATCACAGGACCGCCCGGGCAGGGGAAGTCCCGGCTTGCTTGGGAGTGCGTGTCCGGTGTGGACGGGGCGGCGTACTGGGTGACGGCGACGAGAGCGGCGGCGGCGATTCCGCTGGCTGCGGTGTTGCCGCTCATCCCGCCCGACGCCGTACTCGCTGATCGGACGCACGTTCTGCGTGCGGCGGAACAAAGGTTCCGGCGGGAATCGGCCGTCATCGGCGTCGACGACGCGCCCGTGCTGGACGAGGCGTCGGCCGCGCTGCTGGCCCATCTGAGCCGGGCGGGGCTGGCTCGGCTCGTGCTCACCGCGCGGTCCGGGGAGGCGCTCCCGGACGCGCTCGCCCCGCTGATCGGCGAGGTCGTCGAGCTGCCGCCGTTGCCGGAGGACGCCGTCGACCACCTGATCGATCATGCGAGTGCTGTCCGCGTACCAGTGAAGACGCGGCGCCGGTTGCATCGACTGGCCGGCGGAAACCCGCTGGCCCTGCGGGAGTTGTTGCACGGTGCGCGGCCGGGCGGGCTCGCGGACCTGGTGACCGCGCGGCTGGCTGGGCTGCGCGAGGCCGGACGGAACACGATCGAGTTCGTGGCGTGTGGCGAGCCGCTCTCGTTCGGCCTGCTGGAGCGGTTGGTGGGGGTCGACGCGATCAGCGACGCCGAGGACAGTGGACTGATCATTGTGGAGCGCTCCGGCTCGCGGCGCGTCGTCCGTCTTGGACACCCGCTCTACGGCGAGGTGCTGCGTGCGGGCCAGACAGTGTCGCGCGCGACGCGGACCTACCGCCGGCTCGCGGGCGCGCTGCTGGCCTCGCCGCTGCGCCGGCACGGCGACGCGCTCCTCGCGGCCCTGTGGCAGGTCGAAGGTGGACACATAACCCAGCCCCAACTGGTACGCACAGGGGCGCGACTGGCGATCGGGCATGCGGATCTGCAGCTCGCGGAGCGGCTGGCGCGCGCGGTCCGGGACGTCGATCCGGGAGCCGAAGCCGACCGCCTGCTCGCCGAGATCGCCGTCTATCGGGGTCGCCTCGACGAGGCGAAGACATTGCTGGTCAACCCGCCCGACGGCGATCGTACGGAGTGGACGGTCACCCGAGCCGAGACGATGTATTGGGGTGACGGGGATCTGACCCAGGCACTGCATACCTTGGACTCTGCTGGCGGCGAGCCGCTCGCCCGTGGTTCCCGATCGTGGCTGCTGTTCTTCGATGGGCGCTGCGGTGAGGCGGCGTACTGGGCGGCCGGTGTGCTCGGCGACCCGGCCGCCGAGCCGAAGGCGACGGCCTGGGCCGGAGCAGCGGCGACGGCGGCCAACGGATTCCTCGGGCGGCTGCCTACCGCACGACAGGCGTACGCGACGGCTGCCCAGCGGATCACCGACCACACCGGACGACTGCCCTGGGCGCAAGTGGAGATCGACACCGGACTGTGCCTGGCGTACTTGGCCAGTGGGCGGCCCCGCGCCGCCGAAAAGCTCGCCCTGGCGGGCTACCGGACCGCGCTCGACGGCGGAGCCGCGATGATGGTCTGCGGCTGGGCCTTGTACGCCGGCCTGGCCGCCCTCGCCCGCGGCCATCACGAGACGGCCGAACGCCTGCTCGCCGAGGCGCAAGCCGGGTTCGACGTCGACGACACCTTCCGCCTGAGCCGCACGATCCGGGCCGCCCGCGCCGCAGCCGCCGCCCTCGCCGGACGCTCCGCGGCAGCGGACCTCATGGCAGCCGCCGACGAGCGGGCGCACCCGAGCGATCAGGTCTTCGAACCCTGGATCGAAGGCTGGCGCGCCTGGGTCGAGTACGCCACCGGCGACCTGGCCGCCGCCGTCGAAGCCACCCGGCGATCGCACGACCTCGCCGACAGGGCCGGTATGCCGATCGTCGCCGCGCTCGCTCGCTACGACCTCGCTCGGCTCGGCGTACACACTCCGCCGCCCGCCGGCCGGGGCTCACCTGTTGGCGGGTTGGTGGGCTTGTTGGATCGCGCTGCCGCCGCGTTGGCCGACCCCGACGCGGCGGACCGCCTCGAACAGGCGGCGCGGTCGCTGGCCCGACGCGGCTACGACCTGCATGCCGCTGAGCTGTGGCGTACGGCGGCTCGACGGCACCGGAGGCGTCAGCGGTGGGCCGAATCCGACCTCGCCCAGGCCGCCGGATCCGGCCTGCTCGAGGCTGCGCGTTCGGGCCTCGCGGAGGCGAAGACGCCGCTCATGCGCGCCGGGGAGAACACTTCCCTGCTCACCTTCCGCGAACGGCAGGTGCTGCTGCTCGCGGCCGAGCACACCAGCGTCGCCATCGCCGCCCAGCTCGGGCTGGCGGTGCCGACGGTGAACAACAACCTGGCTCGGGCGTACCAGAAGCTCGGCATCCGCGGCCGCGCCGACCTGCGCCGCCTGCTGCGCTGA
- a CDS encoding SEC-C metal-binding domain-containing protein encodes MVEKLGGKDPCPCGSGRRFPPVLPGRRPL; translated from the coding sequence CTGGTCGAGAAGCTCGGCGGCAAGGACCCCTGTCCGTGTGGTTCCGGGCGGCGGTTTCCGCCGGTGCTGCCGGGCCGGCGGCCGCTATGA
- a CDS encoding S8 family serine peptidase, with product MSRKLLRRLSLPVAVALLTTVGAVASAPVAATAAASTATVDPAVRADLAAAGQATFLVRLKGSVDLSDANKQRTHAGKAKAAYRALTEHAENSQRGLREQLDKAKAKYTSFWIADEVRVTGDAAVLAAIAARSDVEAITVEKVFQLPDTAAVDATASTQAVEWGIDRIRAPQVWSEYGTTGEGVVVANIDSGVQFDHPALAAAYRGTLGAGRYSHDYNWYDPAGICPTAAPCDNAGHGTHTMGTMVGAGGIGVAPGAKWIAAKGCETDSCSESSLLLAGQWILAPTDSTGANPRPDLAPNIVNNSWGGGQNDLWYADMIAAWRAAGIFPVFSAGNSGPACGTANSPGDNADAYAVGSFTSANTISSFSSRGPSVAGLAKPNIAAPGSNIRSAYPGDGYTAMNGTSMAAPHVAGTIALLWSAAPSLVGDLTRTTELLDSTAVDTANLTCGGTAAKNNVFGEGRLDAYAAVGAAPRGEVGSATGTVTDPASGDPLPGVTVTATSSDTTRSVRTLADGSYQIYLPVGEYTVTAHLYGRADAQATGVAVTANTQSRRDFALAAAPQHAVSGRVYDVLGRPLAGAAVRVSGTPLDEATTDDQGRYRFAAVAEGAYDVVASPAAPVLCNAPMSRSLTVDADAALDFALPNRTDRYGYTCTPSRVDWVDAHDRLPLKGDEDVATVALPFPVTFYGVERTTAYVTTNGLVNFAEPRLGDYANTILPGLGNPNGVVAAFWDDLIIDDRAKVQTALLGRTGDRRFVVEWDDALLASDGRTRISAEAVFAENGDITLQYRQLGGNAAARGGGATIGLENVAGTDGLRYAYNEVVLERDQAITFTAPLGVTSAKDATDPTGPSEAQTAQAARRLDAAETTADTDATAAATTTGMKATGLVETVRGVTATSALPGGDLLVVHSGGSVARMTAAGDTVWRRGTTSLHTDWQVSPVRPWQIEPYSARIYLGYGPLSTLEPQSYAVGDVTGDGIPEVAFLAEVGASPYRPFTKPGSALNTGTFLTVLNGQTGATQWSTLLPAAYQVAIADGTLVATVIAGSNTQTPAAQQTELHGWRFTPGMTVDREWTVSTGSRTAVFTTLDAAGPGQVAAGWIESYRNATVVSHTLLVDSVSGAVRWDVTNPAYARFLRADPSRSRLVALEQRIGLDGVTVASGRYDLVTYDLATGARTLRSSRVNALPTNLVVADVAGSAAPEYVVNETFFDGTMFVNTTQTRALDGTDGSSEIWARTVKRTGSAGDGPISLGLTTSGRTVVAGQWEPRGLGTSANRTGDRVTSVVAMDGPNGTVRWSTTGDVGQPLVMTAQAGEVVAIAQNQTLYRYSAGGGQVTQATPLMGDLVTAVPADVNGDGVTDLVVGGESRGVFALDGASLGTSAAAAENPVVLWRQVTAGPVHQLQLADVTGDGVPEVVVAATDAAQVLDPRSGRVRTTIAGDYVWTVTAADLDGKAGAELVVPTDALRAYSSSGKRLWTQRPADGVRLSNAVVADGAVLASYNTVGGIDLSAPAVGGIAVDGDSGNVRWTVTPSAVDGRTIRGAQLWQGVAAAPTLTLSEGRSVAFTWLTAPAGAVTGPTQVDLMDARNGSVVQTFTDGGTFTHHAYASGPAGLLQIRSAAFTLVTPDGTVYHRNQLPVPYSGGFARGVGGQSLVVTGNEAGVTVWDASVLTGPANYPATLASDSTYMTGNVVIADLTGDGVDEIIGLNQDMIGLDSVTEMSGGGLYQAGNEPHGMVVYALS from the coding sequence ATGTCACGAAAGCTTCTGCGGCGGCTGAGTCTGCCGGTCGCTGTGGCCTTGCTGACGACGGTCGGGGCCGTAGCGTCGGCGCCCGTCGCCGCGACCGCCGCCGCCTCGACTGCCACCGTCGACCCGGCCGTCCGAGCCGATCTCGCCGCCGCCGGCCAGGCCACCTTCTTGGTACGCCTCAAGGGTTCCGTTGATCTGTCCGACGCGAATAAGCAGCGTACGCACGCCGGCAAGGCGAAGGCGGCGTACCGGGCGCTGACGGAGCACGCCGAAAACAGCCAGCGCGGGCTGCGTGAGCAGTTGGACAAGGCGAAGGCGAAGTACACGTCGTTCTGGATCGCCGACGAGGTCCGGGTCACCGGCGACGCGGCCGTCCTGGCGGCGATCGCGGCTAGATCCGATGTCGAGGCGATCACCGTCGAGAAGGTGTTCCAGCTTCCCGACACCGCCGCCGTCGACGCGACCGCGAGTACGCAGGCCGTGGAGTGGGGCATCGACCGCATCCGCGCCCCGCAGGTGTGGAGCGAGTACGGCACGACCGGCGAAGGCGTGGTCGTGGCGAACATCGACTCCGGGGTGCAGTTCGACCACCCGGCGCTGGCGGCCGCGTACCGGGGAACACTGGGCGCGGGCCGTTATTCGCACGACTACAACTGGTACGACCCGGCCGGGATCTGCCCGACCGCCGCGCCGTGCGACAACGCCGGCCACGGTACGCACACGATGGGCACGATGGTCGGCGCGGGCGGCATCGGCGTCGCGCCCGGTGCGAAGTGGATCGCCGCGAAGGGCTGCGAGACCGACTCGTGCTCGGAGTCGTCGCTGCTGCTGGCGGGTCAGTGGATCCTCGCGCCGACCGACAGCACCGGGGCGAACCCCCGGCCCGATCTCGCCCCGAACATCGTCAACAACTCGTGGGGCGGTGGGCAGAACGACCTCTGGTACGCCGACATGATCGCCGCGTGGCGGGCGGCCGGGATCTTTCCCGTCTTCTCCGCCGGCAACAGTGGCCCGGCTTGTGGCACCGCGAACTCGCCGGGCGACAACGCGGACGCGTACGCCGTCGGGTCGTTCACCTCCGCCAACACGATCTCCAGCTTCTCCAGCCGGGGGCCGTCGGTCGCCGGGCTGGCCAAGCCGAACATCGCCGCGCCAGGTTCCAACATCCGCTCGGCGTACCCGGGTGACGGCTACACCGCGATGAACGGCACCTCGATGGCCGCACCCCACGTCGCTGGCACGATCGCGCTGTTGTGGTCGGCCGCGCCGTCACTGGTCGGCGACCTCACGCGGACCACCGAACTGCTCGACTCGACCGCAGTCGACACGGCCAACCTCACCTGCGGCGGCACCGCCGCCAAGAACAACGTGTTCGGCGAGGGCCGCCTCGACGCGTACGCCGCGGTCGGCGCCGCGCCGCGCGGTGAGGTCGGCTCGGCGACCGGCACGGTCACCGACCCGGCTTCGGGCGATCCGCTGCCGGGCGTCACGGTCACCGCGACCTCCAGCGACACCACGCGTTCGGTGCGGACACTGGCCGACGGCTCGTATCAGATCTACCTGCCGGTCGGCGAGTACACCGTGACCGCGCATCTCTACGGCCGCGCCGACGCGCAGGCGACCGGCGTCGCCGTCACCGCCAACACGCAGAGCCGCCGGGACTTCGCGCTGGCCGCCGCACCGCAGCACGCGGTGTCCGGCCGCGTCTACGACGTCCTCGGTCGCCCACTGGCCGGGGCCGCCGTCCGGGTCTCCGGTACGCCGCTGGACGAGGCGACCACCGACGACCAGGGCCGCTACCGCTTCGCTGCGGTGGCCGAGGGGGCGTACGACGTCGTGGCGAGCCCGGCCGCACCGGTGCTGTGCAACGCGCCGATGTCGCGGTCGCTGACCGTGGACGCCGACGCGGCGCTGGACTTCGCCCTGCCCAATCGCACCGACCGGTATGGCTACACCTGCACGCCGTCCCGGGTGGACTGGGTCGACGCGCACGACCGGCTGCCGTTGAAGGGTGACGAGGACGTCGCCACCGTCGCGCTGCCGTTCCCGGTGACCTTTTACGGCGTCGAGCGGACCACGGCGTACGTGACGACCAACGGGCTGGTCAACTTCGCCGAGCCCCGGCTGGGCGACTACGCCAATACGATCCTGCCCGGCCTGGGCAACCCCAACGGGGTCGTCGCCGCGTTCTGGGACGACCTGATCATCGACGATCGGGCGAAGGTGCAGACCGCACTGCTCGGGCGTACCGGGGATCGCCGGTTCGTCGTCGAGTGGGACGACGCGCTGCTCGCCTCCGACGGGCGTACCCGGATCAGCGCCGAGGCGGTGTTCGCCGAGAACGGCGACATCACCCTCCAGTACCGCCAGCTCGGCGGCAACGCCGCCGCCCGGGGCGGTGGGGCGACGATCGGTCTGGAGAACGTCGCGGGCACCGACGGGCTGCGTTACGCGTACAACGAGGTCGTGCTGGAGCGCGACCAGGCGATCACTTTCACCGCCCCACTCGGGGTGACCAGCGCGAAGGACGCGACGGACCCGACCGGGCCGAGCGAGGCGCAGACAGCGCAGGCCGCGCGGCGGCTGGACGCGGCCGAGACCACCGCGGACACCGACGCCACCGCGGCGGCCACGACCACCGGGATGAAGGCCACCGGCTTGGTCGAGACCGTGCGCGGGGTTACCGCGACCAGCGCGCTGCCCGGCGGCGATCTGCTCGTCGTGCACAGCGGCGGGTCGGTCGCGCGGATGACCGCGGCGGGCGACACCGTGTGGCGGCGCGGCACCACGTCATTGCACACCGACTGGCAGGTCAGCCCCGTGCGGCCCTGGCAGATCGAGCCCTACTCCGCGCGGATCTACCTCGGTTACGGCCCGCTGAGCACCCTCGAACCTCAGTCGTACGCCGTGGGCGACGTGACCGGCGACGGAATCCCCGAGGTCGCGTTCCTGGCCGAGGTCGGGGCCTCCCCGTACCGGCCGTTCACGAAACCGGGTTCGGCCCTGAACACGGGCACGTTCCTGACCGTCCTGAACGGACAGACCGGGGCGACCCAGTGGTCCACCCTGCTGCCTGCCGCCTACCAGGTGGCCATCGCCGACGGCACCCTGGTGGCGACGGTGATCGCCGGATCGAACACGCAGACGCCGGCTGCACAGCAGACGGAGCTGCACGGCTGGCGGTTCACCCCGGGCATGACCGTCGATCGCGAGTGGACGGTCTCGACCGGTTCCCGGACGGCGGTCTTCACGACGCTGGACGCGGCCGGGCCGGGCCAGGTCGCCGCCGGGTGGATCGAGTCGTACCGCAACGCGACCGTGGTCAGCCACACGTTGCTGGTCGACAGTGTCTCCGGCGCGGTGCGCTGGGACGTGACCAACCCGGCGTACGCCCGGTTCCTGCGGGCCGACCCGTCGCGGAGCCGCCTGGTGGCGTTGGAGCAGCGGATCGGGCTCGACGGCGTGACCGTCGCGAGCGGCCGCTACGACCTGGTCACCTACGACCTGGCCACCGGGGCGCGGACGCTGCGCAGCAGCAGGGTCAACGCCCTGCCGACCAACCTCGTCGTCGCCGACGTCGCCGGGTCGGCCGCGCCGGAGTACGTCGTCAACGAGACGTTCTTCGACGGCACGATGTTCGTCAACACCACCCAGACCCGTGCGCTCGACGGCACCGACGGCAGCAGCGAGATCTGGGCGCGTACGGTCAAGCGGACGGGCTCGGCGGGCGACGGCCCGATCTCGCTCGGCCTCACGACCTCGGGGCGTACCGTCGTCGCCGGTCAGTGGGAACCGCGGGGTCTCGGCACCTCGGCCAACCGCACGGGCGACCGGGTGACCTCGGTCGTGGCCATGGACGGCCCCAACGGCACCGTCCGCTGGAGCACCACCGGCGACGTCGGCCAGCCCCTGGTGATGACCGCGCAGGCCGGTGAGGTCGTCGCGATCGCACAGAACCAGACGCTCTACCGGTACTCGGCCGGCGGCGGCCAGGTCACGCAGGCCACGCCGCTGATGGGCGACCTGGTGACGGCGGTGCCCGCCGACGTCAACGGCGACGGGGTGACCGACCTGGTCGTCGGCGGCGAATCGCGTGGCGTCTTCGCCCTCGACGGCGCATCCCTCGGGACGTCGGCGGCAGCGGCCGAGAACCCTGTCGTCTTGTGGCGACAGGTCACCGCCGGTCCGGTGCACCAACTGCAGTTGGCCGACGTGACCGGGGACGGCGTACCGGAGGTGGTCGTCGCCGCGACCGACGCCGCTCAGGTGCTCGATCCGCGCAGCGGAAGGGTACGCACGACGATCGCCGGGGACTACGTCTGGACGGTGACGGCGGCCGACCTCGACGGCAAGGCCGGAGCCGAGCTGGTCGTGCCGACCGACGCGCTGCGGGCGTATTCCAGCAGCGGCAAACGGCTGTGGACCCAGCGCCCGGCCGACGGCGTACGCCTTTCCAACGCGGTCGTCGCCGACGGGGCCGTGCTGGCCTCCTACAACACCGTCGGCGGGATCGACCTCTCCGCTCCGGCCGTGGGCGGGATCGCCGTCGACGGCGACTCCGGGAACGTGCGGTGGACGGTGACCCCGTCCGCGGTGGATGGACGGACGATCCGGGGTGCTCAGCTGTGGCAGGGCGTCGCCGCCGCGCCGACGCTGACGCTGTCCGAGGGGCGTTCGGTCGCGTTCACCTGGCTCACGGCTCCGGCCGGAGCGGTGACGGGGCCGACCCAGGTCGACCTGATGGACGCCCGGAACGGCAGCGTGGTCCAGACGTTCACCGACGGCGGCACGTTCACCCATCACGCGTACGCCTCCGGCCCGGCCGGGTTGCTGCAGATCCGATCGGCGGCGTTCACCCTGGTGACGCCGGACGGCACGGTGTACCACCGCAACCAGCTGCCGGTGCCGTACTCGGGAGGGTTCGCCCGGGGCGTCGGTGGGCAGTCGCTCGTGGTCACCGGCAACGAGGCGGGCGTGACCGTGTGGGACGCGTCCGTCCTCACCGGTCCGGCCAACTACCCGGCGACGCTGGCGAGCGACAGCACCTACATGACGGGCAACGTCGTCATCGCCGACCTCACCGGGGACGGTGTCGACGAGATCATCGGCCTGAACCAGGACATGATCGGGCTCGACAGCGTGACCGAGATGTCCGGCGGCGGCCTCTACCAGGCCGGCAACGAGCCGCACGGAATGGTGGTGTACGCCCTGTCCTGA
- a CDS encoding cellulose binding domain-containing protein: MRKHRTPAAVVASVAAALLTSTAVAVALPAGAAAAGCSVNYAVSSQWTGGFGANVTITNLGDPLTSWTLTWSFGAGQTVTQYWNTALTQSGAAVTAKNVSYNGSIATNGTASFGFNGSWTGSNPAPTSFAVNGVVCTGSPGSSPSASASTSPSTSPSGSASASPSSGPVDITVNSATKYQLIDGFGAAVSIWGGAWSTAETQTLVGLGANQFGLSIVRTGISPVSSEWPTQVSALQTAKSYGSNVKIMASPWTAPAAWKSNNSRTNGGKLLPDYYDDYANHLNSYVQYMRGQGVAIDVTSVQNEPDWHPDYDSMDWSGTELASWACAQGAKVQNTKLLVAEAVNLNYGYTDPALNDACARANVGYIGGHLYGTESAGRLGPYPLAAQYNKPVWMTEWNLHAADGSGAAIWGDPANQAVWNETLDDIMRTVHRSMEANWSAYIWWYGKRFYSFIGDGEAAYGTTAGAPLKRGYAFSQYSKYVRPGYQRIGLTKSTKASPLEITAYAGGGKLTLVILNRSTSAVNNAVIQAPQTITKAEHYLTSQTQSAAGQPTTVSGSTVSVNVAARSISTVVLTL, encoded by the coding sequence ATGCGGAAACACAGAACGCCTGCCGCGGTCGTGGCGTCGGTCGCAGCGGCATTGCTGACCTCCACCGCCGTCGCGGTGGCGCTGCCGGCTGGGGCGGCTGCGGCCGGCTGCTCGGTGAACTACGCCGTGTCGTCGCAGTGGACGGGCGGCTTCGGGGCCAACGTCACCATCACCAATCTCGGCGACCCGCTCACGAGCTGGACGTTGACCTGGTCCTTCGGTGCCGGTCAAACGGTGACCCAGTACTGGAACACCGCGCTGACTCAGAGCGGTGCGGCGGTGACCGCGAAGAATGTCAGCTACAACGGCTCGATCGCCACGAACGGCACGGCTTCGTTCGGCTTCAACGGTTCGTGGACCGGGAGCAACCCGGCCCCGACCAGTTTCGCGGTGAACGGCGTGGTCTGCACCGGTAGCCCCGGTTCCTCACCTAGCGCCTCGGCCAGTACATCGCCCAGCACGTCGCCCAGCGGTTCCGCGAGCGCGTCACCGAGCAGCGGACCGGTGGACATCACGGTGAACAGCGCCACCAAGTACCAGCTGATCGACGGGTTCGGGGCCGCGGTCTCGATCTGGGGCGGGGCCTGGTCGACGGCGGAGACTCAGACCCTGGTCGGGCTCGGCGCCAACCAGTTCGGCCTGTCGATCGTGCGTACCGGGATCTCGCCCGTCTCCAGCGAATGGCCGACGCAGGTGAGCGCCTTGCAGACGGCGAAGTCCTACGGATCGAACGTCAAGATCATGGCGTCACCGTGGACAGCCCCGGCGGCATGGAAGTCGAACAACAGCCGGACCAACGGCGGCAAGCTGTTGCCCGACTACTACGACGACTACGCGAACCATTTGAACAGCTACGTCCAGTACATGCGCGGGCAGGGCGTCGCGATCGACGTCACCTCGGTGCAGAACGAGCCGGACTGGCATCCGGACTACGACTCGATGGACTGGAGCGGCACAGAGCTGGCGAGCTGGGCGTGTGCTCAAGGCGCGAAGGTGCAGAACACCAAGTTGCTCGTCGCCGAGGCGGTGAACCTCAACTACGGGTACACCGATCCGGCTCTGAACGACGCGTGCGCTCGCGCCAACGTCGGCTACATCGGCGGTCACCTGTACGGCACCGAGTCGGCCGGGCGGCTGGGCCCGTACCCGCTGGCCGCCCAGTACAACAAGCCGGTCTGGATGACCGAGTGGAACCTGCACGCGGCTGACGGCAGCGGCGCGGCCATCTGGGGCGACCCCGCCAACCAGGCGGTCTGGAACGAGACGCTCGACGACATCATGCGTACGGTGCACCGGTCGATGGAAGCCAACTGGAGCGCCTACATCTGGTGGTACGGCAAGCGTTTCTACTCCTTCATCGGCGACGGTGAGGCCGCCTACGGCACCACCGCCGGGGCTCCGTTGAAGCGCGGGTACGCGTTCTCGCAGTACTCGAAGTACGTACGTCCGGGGTACCAGCGAATCGGCCTGACCAAGAGCACCAAGGCTTCACCGCTCGAGATCACGGCGTACGCCGGGGGCGGGAAGCTGACCCTGGTAATCCTCAACCGGTCGACGAGCGCGGTGAACAACGCCGTGATCCAGGCTCCGCAGACCATCACGAAGGCGGAGCACTACCTCACCTCGCAGACCCAGTCGGCGGCCGGTCAGCCGACCACAGTCAGCGGGTCGACGGTCAGCGTCAACGTCGCGGCCCGCAGCATCTCCACCGTCGTCCTGACGCTCTGA
- a CDS encoding DNA polymerase IV: protein MAGWVLHLDMDQFIAAVELLRRPELRGRPLVVGGDGDPTKRGVVSTASYEARAFGVHSGQPLRTAARRCPDAVFLPVDRQAYEVASASVFATLRGSGAVVEPLGWDEAFLSHEALRRVPDPEVFAREIQRRVRLTTRLDCSIGIGQTKLQAKIATGFGKPHGVFRLTAANWFGVLGDRGTDVLWGIGPKTARKLAELGVHTVRELAATNPAELTVAFGPATAPWLWRLANGGDDSPVTGEVWVSRSAGQEHTFQEDLTDWADVRDEVARMAADVGRAALADGRDVKQVVVKVRYAPFLTETHGRTLSEQPAGEAAIVEAAMTALDRFERRRPVRLVGVRALFRPD from the coding sequence ATGGCCGGGTGGGTCCTGCATCTCGACATGGACCAGTTCATCGCCGCCGTCGAACTCCTTCGGCGGCCCGAACTGCGTGGGCGCCCGCTGGTCGTCGGTGGGGACGGAGACCCGACCAAGCGGGGTGTCGTCAGCACCGCCTCCTACGAGGCTCGGGCTTTCGGCGTACATTCCGGTCAACCGCTGCGGACCGCCGCGCGCCGTTGCCCTGACGCCGTCTTCCTGCCGGTTGACCGGCAGGCGTACGAGGTGGCCTCCGCTTCGGTGTTCGCGACCCTGCGCGGCTCCGGCGCGGTGGTCGAGCCGCTGGGCTGGGATGAGGCGTTCCTGAGCCACGAGGCCCTCCGGCGAGTACCCGACCCGGAGGTGTTCGCGCGCGAGATTCAGCGCCGCGTACGCCTGACGACCAGGCTGGACTGCAGCATCGGCATCGGCCAGACGAAGCTGCAGGCGAAGATCGCGACCGGCTTCGGCAAGCCGCACGGCGTGTTCCGGCTGACCGCCGCGAACTGGTTCGGGGTGCTCGGCGATCGGGGCACGGACGTGCTGTGGGGCATCGGCCCGAAGACGGCTCGGAAGCTCGCGGAGCTTGGCGTCCACACGGTACGCGAGTTGGCCGCGACGAACCCCGCCGAGCTGACCGTGGCCTTCGGGCCGGCCACCGCGCCGTGGCTGTGGCGGTTGGCCAACGGCGGCGACGATTCGCCGGTGACCGGCGAGGTCTGGGTGTCGCGGTCGGCCGGTCAGGAACACACCTTTCAGGAAGATCTCACCGACTGGGCCGACGTACGCGACGAGGTCGCCCGCATGGCGGCCGACGTCGGACGAGCAGCACTCGCCGACGGCCGAGACGTCAAGCAGGTCGTGGTGAAGGTGCGCTACGCCCCGTTCCTCACCGAGACGCATGGGCGGACCCTGTCCGAGCAGCCGGCCGGCGAGGCGGCGATCGTCGAGGCGGCGATGACGGCCCTGGATCGGTTCGAGCGTCGGCGCCCGGTGCGGTTGGTCGGCGTACGCGCGCTGTTTCGGCCCGACTAG